In the Arachis ipaensis cultivar K30076 chromosome B10, Araip1.1, whole genome shotgun sequence genome, one interval contains:
- the LOC110268332 gene encoding uncharacterized protein LOC110268332, with amino-acid sequence MDPSLRGSLQLFQEDSVGTTYSREAESRRDPIPLSSRKGGGHGSCPDSGRRQIPVTCVLHQQGALGAELRYTKLEKLAYALLISSQRLRQYFQGHPIKLRTDQAIRQILQKPNLAGRSSNGLGRSNWEFFRKFEHTWKLHVDRASNQASEGAEIILESSEGVTYEQSIKFEFPVSNNQAEYEALIRGLTLAKEVGTTRFEVNSDSQIITFQVNGTYQVRDPLLQKRKRSQSHKSESARYAVIQGQLYKWGLNQPLLKCLHPDQTDYVLSEVHERCCGYHIGGKTLVRKLVRAGYYWPSMMIGAQKLVRKCKKCQENANFHKAPAEELSSMLASQPFSWWGVDLLGPFPVSPRKLKYLRVAIDYYTKWVEAEPLVSISSVNCRKFLWRQVISRFGIPKTVILDNGTQFANKKF; translated from the exons ATGGACCCCAGCTTACGAGGAAGCCTTCAACTATTTCAAGAAGATTCTGTCGGAACCACCTATTCTCGGGAAGCCGAAAGTAGGAGAGACCCTATACCTTTATCTAGCCGTAAAGGAGGAGGCCATGGCAGCTGTCCTGATTCGGGAAGAAGACAAATTCCAGTAACCTGTGTACTTCATCAGCAAGGTGCTCTAGGGGCGGAGCTTAGGTACACTAAGTTGGAAAAGCTAGCCTATGCTTTATTAATCTCCTCTCAGAGGTTAAGACAATACTTCCAAGGTCACCCAATCAAGTTGAGAACTGACCAAGCCATCCGCCAGATCCTGCAGAAACCTAACCTAGCGGGCC GATCAAGCAATGGTCTTGGTAGAAGTAACTGGGAATTCTTCCGAAAATTCGAGCATACATGGAAGCTCCATGTAGACAGAGCATCCAACCAGGCGTCCGAGGGAGCCGAGATCATTTTGGAAAGTTCGGAAGGTGTGACCTACGAGCAGTCAATTAAATTCGAGTTTCCGGTCTCCAATAATCAGGCTGAGTACGAGGCCCTGATAAGGGGATTGACCTTAGCTAAAGAGGTTGGAACAACAAGGTTCGAAGTCAACAGCGACTCGCAGATTATAACTTTTCAAGTTAACGGAACTTACCAAGTTAGAGACCCTTTGCTGCAAAA ACGAAAAAGAAGCCAAAGTCATAAGAGCGAATCTGCCAGGTATGCAGTAATACAGGGACAACTGTACAAATGGGGACTCAACCAACCCCTGCTGAAGTGCCTACaccccgaccaaacggactacgtTCTAAGCGAAGTCCATGAGAGGTGTTGTGGCTATCACATCGGAGGGAAGACACTAGTAAGAAAGCTCGTGAGAGCCGGGTATTATTGGCCTTCTATGATGATAGGTGCCCAAAAACTCGTGAGAAAATGCAAGAAGTGTCAAGAGAATGCGAACTTTCATAAGGCTCCAGCGGAGGAGCTGAGTTCCATGTTGGCCTCCCAACCCTTTTCCTGGTGGGGAGTTGACCTCTTGGGTCCATTCCCAGTATCCCCAAGGAAATTAAAATATCTCAGAGTGGCCATCGATTACTacaccaagtgggtggaagcagaGCCGTTAGTCAGCATATCATCGGTAAATTGTCGGAAGTTCTTGTGGAGGCAGGTGATCTCCAGGTTTGGAATCCCAAAGACCGTGATCTTAGATAATGGGACACAGTTCGCTAACAAAAAGTTTTGA